The following DNA comes from Cedecea neteri.
CCTCAGCGGGTTTACGACGACCCGAAAGCCCGCTGCGGCGACGTGCTTACCGGGCGCTGCAAGCCGCAGCAATGCCCGCTGTTTGGCCGCGACTGTAACCCTCAAAACGCCTTCGGCGCGCTGATGGTCTCCTCCGAAGGAGCCTGCGCGGCGTGGTATCAGTATCGTTCTCAGGAGTGTGAAGTATGAAAACCGTTGAGCTGGCCCACGGCAGCGGCGGCCAGGCGATGCAACAGCTGATCGCCAGCCTGTTTATGCGGGCTTTTGATAATCCGTGGCTGGCGGAACAGGAAGATCAGGCGCGGCTTTCGCTGGCAGAACTGACCGCCAGCGGTGACCGGCTGGCATTTTCTACCGATAGCTATGTTATCGATCCGCTGTTTTTCCCCGGCGGGGATATCGGCAAGCTGGCCGTGTGCGGCACGGCGAACGACGTCGCGGTGAGCGGGGCTACACCGCGTTGGCTGTCGTGCGGTTTTATCCTTGAAGAAGGCCTGCCGTTTGAAACGCTGGAGCGCGTGGTCACCAGCATGGCGAATGCGGCACGCTCGGCGAATATCGCCATCGTAACCGGCGATACCAAAGTCGTACCGCGCGGCGCGGCGGACAAGATGTTTATCAATACCGCCGGGATAGGCGCTATTCCTGCAGGCGTTAACTGGGGCGCGGCTCAGATCAAAACAGGGGATCTGCTTATCGTCAGCGGTACGCTCGGCGACCACGGCGCAACCATTCTCAACCTGCGCGAGAAGCTGGGTCTGGACGGTGATCTGCAAAGTGATTGCGCGGTGCTGGCGCCGATGATCGCCCCGCTGCTACAAATTCCCGGCGTAAAAGCGCTGCGGGACGCCACGCGCGGCGGGGTAAACGCCGTTCTGCATGAGTTTGCCGACACCAGCGGCTGCGGGATGGAAATCAGCGAAAACAAACTGCCGCTGAACCCGGCGGTGCGCGGCGTCTGCGAGCTGCTTGGGCTGGATGCGTTAAATTTTGCTAATGAAGGCAAGCTGGTTATCGCTGCGTCTCCTGAGTCCGCCCCGGCAATTATTCAGGCATTACAGCAGCATCCTTGCGGCAAACAGGCGGCTGTTGTGGGTGAGGTTGTGGAGCGAAAAGGCGTGCGTGTGACCGGGCTTTATGGCGTAAAACGCACGCTCGATCTGCCGCATTTTGAACCCTTACCGCGCATTTGTTGACCTGCACCAGTACGCATCCACGCAACGCTGACTAAACTTAAACAATATTTATATTAATTATATTTTTTAGCCCTGCGCCCGCGCGGGGCATTTCAATGGAAAGCAAAAATGTCATACACGCCGATGAGCGATCTCGGGCAGCAAGGGTTGTTTGATATCACCCGCACGCTGCTCCAGCAGCCCGATCTCAACGAACTCGCCAGCAGCCTGACGCAGCTGGTGAAACAGGGCGCGCTGGCCGATCGCGTTAACATCCTGCTTTACCATCCTCAGCATCAGCGGGTGAGCTTTTACGGCAAGGATAAACACGGCAAGGAACTGCACTACGAAGATGAAATGGCGCTGGCCAACGGCCCGGTACGCCGCATACTGTCTCGCCCGGAGGCATTGATTTGCAGCCAGCAAGAGTTCGATGAAACCTGGCCGCAAATGGCGAGCCTGGATCTGTACGCCTCTTTTGGCCGTTACTGCCTTTTGCCCCTGGCCTCAGAAGGAAAAATCTTTGGGGGCTGCGAATTTATCCGCAATCGGGCTGACGCCTGGACGGAAAAAGAGCTGAACCGACTTTATACCCTGGCGCAAATTGTCGGCCTGGTGACCGAGCAAATCCAGACCCGGCTCAATTCGAGCCACGATCACCAGTTATTGTGCCGGGAGCGCGACGATTTTCGCATCCTGGTGGCCGTCACCAACGCGGTATTGTCGAAGCTGGACCTGGACGAACTGATAAGCGAGATTGCCCGCGAAATTCACTACCACTTCGCCATTGATTCCATCAGCATCGTGCTGAAAAGCAGCCGCAAATCGCGGCTCACGCTTTACTCCACTCATTTTGTTGATGAAGCCTCGCCGATTCACGATCAAAGCGATGTGCTTGAAGAAGGCACCCTGTCAGAACGCGTCTTTAAAAGCGGCGAAATGCTGCTGCTCAACCTTTGCCCTGGCGACAAACTGGCGCCGTATGAGCGGATGCTGCTGGAGATGTGGGACAACAAACCACAGACGCTTTGCCTGCTGCCGCTGAAGTTCGGCCCCAATATGCTGGGCGTCCTGAAGCTTGCCAAATGCAGCGAGCAGGGCTTTACGCCAGCCAACCTCAAGCTGCTGCGCCAGATTGCCGAACGTATTGCCATCGCGGTGGATAACGCCCTCGCCTACCAGGAAATCAACCGCCTGAAAGAGAATCTGGTGGATGAAAACCTCTACCTTACCGAGCAAATTAATAACGTCGACAGCGATTTTGGCGAAATTATCGGGCGCGGCGAGGCGATGTCGATTGTGCTTAAGCAGGTTGAGATGGTGGCCAGCAGCGACAGCACCGTGCTGATCCTCGGCGAAACCGGCACCGGTAAAGAGCTAATTGCCCGGGCGATCCATAACCTGAGCGAGCGCAACAGCCGCCGAATGGTAAAGATCAACTGTGCCGCGATGCCCGCTGGGCTGCTGGAAAGCGACCTGTTCGGCCACGAGCGCGGGGCGTTTACCGGGGCGAACAATCAGCGCATCGGCCGCTTTGAGCTGGCGGACAAAAGTTCGTTGTTCCTCGACGAAGTGGGCGATATGCCGCTTGAACTGCAGCCCAAGCTGCTGCGGGTGCTGCAAGAGCAGGAGTTCGAGCGCCTCGGCAGCAATAAGATTCAGGAAGTGGACGTACGCCTGATCGCCGCCACTAACCGCAACCTGAAAGAGATGGTGGCCGACCGGGAGTTCCGCAGCGATCTCTATTACCGGCTGAACGTATTTCCTATCACTCTGCCACCGCTGCGCGAACGCCCGGAAGATATCCCGCTGCTGGTGAAATCCTTCACCTTCAAAATAGCCCGCCGCCTGAACCGCAACATCGACAGTATTCCGGCGGAAACGCTGCGCGCCCTGAGCCGCATGGAGTGGCCAGGCAACGTGCGTGAGCTGGAAAACGTGATTGAACGGGCGGTGCTGTTAACCCGGGGCAGCGTGCTGCATCTTTCCCTGCCGGAAATGGATCACCGCCCTCCCCTGGAACGCCATCTTTCTCCGGGTGTGGAAGAAGAAAGGCGTGAAGATGAGGACGAGTACGAGCGCATCCTGCGCGTACTGAAAGAGGCTAACGGCGTGGTGGCCGGGCCTCGTGGCGCTGCCCAGCGCTTAGGACTGAAGCGCACCACGTTACTTTCCCGGATGAAGCGCCTGGGGATTGATAAAGACGCGCTTTAGCCGGAAAAGACGACAAACAGCCCTGATTTTTTCGGGGCTGTCAGAGAAAAATAGAACCTTCATGCGAGATAATTTCACCCTGGCGATGAAGATAGAGGCGCTGCGTGGCAAGCTCCATCAAACCCAGAGAACAACCATAGCCCTCTGCTCCAGCACCAAAATCAAGAATCAGTAAGTTACCGTAGCGTATCTTAGGAAAATGCGAGGGCGAATGCCCCGCCAGGATATAATCAATACCGCCGACTACCGCCGTAGATCTGGCAAGTTTTCGCCTTCTTCCCCACAAGCATGAAGAAATGGCCTGCCGATCAACCTGCGTCATCCTGTTGATAAACTCTATAAAATCATCCACTTCAGGTGGAATTTCCGCATGTAAAATGGCGTACTTATAGCCACCTGATTCAACAATAACCACCATCGGAAGTTGTTCAATTAAACGCACACAACGGGATTGTTGTTCTGGAGGAAGAGAGAAGAACCATTCCCCACCATCTTCACGCCAGCGCTGTTCAATATCATGGCGTTGTTCTGATGCTGTGAGAGCCCACTCTTGCATCAAACCTTCATGATTGCCGCGCACCGAATAAAACCACTCATAACGAAGGAGTTCCAGGCATAGCTGACTGTTTTTTCCGCGGTCGATCAGATCACCAACAGCAATGACGCGATCATGATGTTCATTAAAATCAACATTGTGGAGTAACGCTTTAAACGCCTCGAAGCATCCATGAAGGTCGCCCACAACAAAGTCACGCCCAACCTTGTTCTCTTTCAAAGAGATAATCACAGCTTGTTACCTCTCCAACCGCATATTCTTTTTCTCCAGTATGTTGCACAACCACATACTTGTTCATAAAATAATGTTGTTCATACATCATGAACACTAAAAAGGTGTGAACATAATGTATAGAGAAGATCAGCTATTCGAAGAACTATCCCAAAACCTTCCTGAAGGTTTATGCATCACTGTACATACTAAGATTAACCCATTGCCTGACGAAGGCTATGATGGCTTTATCGATATCAATATGCCCGACGGTCAGGCACTTCCTTTCGTTTTTCAAATACGCTTTCGTCCACGCAAAGAGCAGCTTCTTTTTTGGGAAGAGATACAGAATAAAAACAATTTCTCGCAGCCCGGGCTGCTGGTTTGTGACCGCATGACGCCGGCTCTTGAAGAGTATTGCATCAAGAAGGGCATAAATTTTCTCGATAGCGCTGGCAATGCCAGCATCACGGTACCAGGCTTATTCCTCAGAGTTTCTGGCCGAAAAAACCGGACCTTTACTGAACAGCCAAACAGAATGTCATCCGGCGTCATGAAGCTACTGTTTGTTTTGCTCTCCGAACCCAACACCATCAATGCTAATTACCGGCAGTTAGCGGTTTTGGCTGGCATATCTTTAGGCATGGTGAGTAAGGCTTTCGACTACCTGGAGTCAAAACGTTTATATCGCCAGTCAAAACAAGGGCGGCGTCTCACCGATCCCGAAGCCCTGACAGCGCAATGGATCCGTGAATACGCCGTTGAATTACGCCCTAAGCTAAAAACGCTGATTTTGGAAGAAAATGACGGCTGGCGTAAACTTCATCTCGAACCCGGTGAGTGCTGGGGAGGAGAGGCCGCTGCCAGCATCTTAAGTGACGGCTATCTTCACCCCGAGCATATTCAACTTTTTACCCCTCTTCCGCTCTCTAATCGTAAAGAAAGCCTGAAACTTCGTCCCCATCCAAAGGGACGTTTTCATCTCACTTCAGCGTTCTGGGGTGAAAGCTTCATACCGAC
Coding sequences within:
- a CDS encoding metallophosphoesterase, with the protein product MIISLKENKVGRDFVVGDLHGCFEAFKALLHNVDFNEHHDRVIAVGDLIDRGKNSQLCLELLRYEWFYSVRGNHEGLMQEWALTASEQRHDIEQRWREDGGEWFFSLPPEQQSRCVRLIEQLPMVVIVESGGYKYAILHAEIPPEVDDFIEFINRMTQVDRQAISSCLWGRRRKLARSTAVVGGIDYILAGHSPSHFPKIRYGNLLILDFGAGAEGYGCSLGLMELATQRLYLHRQGEIISHEGSIFL
- the hypE gene encoding hydrogenase expression/formation protein HypE, which gives rise to MKTVELAHGSGGQAMQQLIASLFMRAFDNPWLAEQEDQARLSLAELTASGDRLAFSTDSYVIDPLFFPGGDIGKLAVCGTANDVAVSGATPRWLSCGFILEEGLPFETLERVVTSMANAARSANIAIVTGDTKVVPRGAADKMFINTAGIGAIPAGVNWGAAQIKTGDLLIVSGTLGDHGATILNLREKLGLDGDLQSDCAVLAPMIAPLLQIPGVKALRDATRGGVNAVLHEFADTSGCGMEISENKLPLNPAVRGVCELLGLDALNFANEGKLVIAASPESAPAIIQALQQHPCGKQAAVVGEVVERKGVRVTGLYGVKRTLDLPHFEPLPRIC
- a CDS encoding type IV toxin-antitoxin system AbiEi family antitoxin, giving the protein MYREDQLFEELSQNLPEGLCITVHTKINPLPDEGYDGFIDINMPDGQALPFVFQIRFRPRKEQLLFWEEIQNKNNFSQPGLLVCDRMTPALEEYCIKKGINFLDSAGNASITVPGLFLRVSGRKNRTFTEQPNRMSSGVMKLLFVLLSEPNTINANYRQLAVLAGISLGMVSKAFDYLESKRLYRQSKQGRRLTDPEALTAQWIREYAVELRPKLKTLILEENDGWRKLHLEPGECWGGEAAASILSDGYLHPEHIQLFTPLPLSNRKESLKLRPHPKGRFHLTSAFWGESFIPTTRGIVLLSIAELMASQDDRNIETAGLLNDRYLQLKTATLFGH
- the flhA gene encoding formate hydrogenlyase transcriptional activator FlhA; the encoded protein is MSYTPMSDLGQQGLFDITRTLLQQPDLNELASSLTQLVKQGALADRVNILLYHPQHQRVSFYGKDKHGKELHYEDEMALANGPVRRILSRPEALICSQQEFDETWPQMASLDLYASFGRYCLLPLASEGKIFGGCEFIRNRADAWTEKELNRLYTLAQIVGLVTEQIQTRLNSSHDHQLLCRERDDFRILVAVTNAVLSKLDLDELISEIAREIHYHFAIDSISIVLKSSRKSRLTLYSTHFVDEASPIHDQSDVLEEGTLSERVFKSGEMLLLNLCPGDKLAPYERMLLEMWDNKPQTLCLLPLKFGPNMLGVLKLAKCSEQGFTPANLKLLRQIAERIAIAVDNALAYQEINRLKENLVDENLYLTEQINNVDSDFGEIIGRGEAMSIVLKQVEMVASSDSTVLILGETGTGKELIARAIHNLSERNSRRMVKINCAAMPAGLLESDLFGHERGAFTGANNQRIGRFELADKSSLFLDEVGDMPLELQPKLLRVLQEQEFERLGSNKIQEVDVRLIAATNRNLKEMVADREFRSDLYYRLNVFPITLPPLRERPEDIPLLVKSFTFKIARRLNRNIDSIPAETLRALSRMEWPGNVRELENVIERAVLLTRGSVLHLSLPEMDHRPPLERHLSPGVEEERREDEDEYERILRVLKEANGVVAGPRGAAQRLGLKRTTLLSRMKRLGIDKDAL